From the genome of Uranotaenia lowii strain MFRU-FL chromosome 1, ASM2978415v1, whole genome shotgun sequence, one region includes:
- the LOC129739457 gene encoding uncharacterized protein LOC129739457, with product MLSGRNVCMGLLGLATLLLAVQAHPMFYKKVDGGQKYEPDWVPVSSTVIPLAEYQLSVGGGSKSAASSSGGQTAASIATVASFSEEYKRAYLRHKKLHAAAIASEKAKASVTEKGAGSPETAAARVQEDPDTLITAKKLYAKKV from the exons ATGTTATCAGGAAGGAATGTTTGCATGGGACTCCTGGGGCTGGCCACGTTGCTGCTGGCGGTTCAAGCTCATCCAATGTTCTACAAGAAGGTCGACGGCGGTCAGAAATACGAACCAG ATTGGGTTCCAGTTTCGTCAACTGTCATCCCTTTGGCTGAGTATCAGCTGAGCGTGGGTGGTGGTTCGAAATCAGCTGCGTCATCGTCCGGCGGACAAACAGCAGCATCGATCGCAACGGTGGCCTCATTTTCCGAGGAGTACAAACGGGCCTATCTGAGGCATAAGAAGCTTCACGCCGCGGCCATTGCCAGCGAAAAGGCTAAGGCATCGGTGACGGAGAAGGGAGCCGGATCTCCGGAGACGGCGGCCGCTCGTGTTCAGGAGGATCCTGATACGTTGATCACCG CCAAAAAGTTGTACGCGAAGAAGGTCTGA
- the LOC129738990 gene encoding DNA excision repair protein ERCC-1 encodes MSIPNDSLDDDDLLAQLDMPAFPKQSAVQTSSEEGGSSSSKNETAPTVVQQPKVNKGNCVLVNPKQRGNPLLKSIQNIPWEYDDIVPDYVVGVSSCILYISLRYHNLNPDYIHGRLKQLGKMYELRVLLVQVDIQEPHNALKHLTRICLLADLTLMLAWNAEEAGKIVETYKMFENKPPDLIMERAEQYPYTKLVSALTNIKPVNKTDAMTLIQNFGTLAGMIHSSEEKLSLCSGLGPRKAKKLHKTFNENFLK; translated from the exons ATGTCCATCCCCAACGACTCGCTGGATGACGACGATCTGCTAGCCCAGCTGGATATGCCGGCGTTCCCGAAACAGTCCGCCGTCCAAACATCATCGGAAGAAGGCGGCTCTAGTAGTTCCAAAAACGAAACGGCTCCAACTGTGGTGCAGCAGCCAAAAGTCAACAAAGGTAACTGTGTGCTGGTCAATCCGAAACAACGCGGCAATCCGTTGCTCAAATCCATCCAGAACATTCCCTGGGAGTACGACGACATCGTGCCGGATTATGTTGTGGGCGTGAGCAGCTGCATTCTGTACATCTCGCTGCGCTATCACAATCTCAATCCGGACTATATTCACGGGAGGTTGAAGCAGCTGGGGAAGATGTACGAGCTGAGGGTACTGTTGGTCCAGGTTGATATCCAGGAACCGCACAATGCGTTGAAGCACCTCACCCGGATCTGCTTGCTTGCGGATCTGACGCTGATGTTGGCGTGGAACGCCGAGGAAGCTGGAAAGATAGTGGAAACCTACAAGATGTTCGAGAATAAACCACCGGATTTGATTATGGAACGAGCTGAGCAATATCCGTATACAAAG CTGGTTAGTGCGCTAACCAACATCAAACCGGTCAACAAAACGGACGCTATGACGTTGATACAGAACTTCGGCACGCTGGCCGGGATGATACACAGCAGCGAAGAGAAGCTGTCGCTGTGCTCCGGCCTCGGGCCGAGGAAGGCGAAAAAGTTGCACAAAACGTTCAACGAGAATTTTCTCAAGTGA